DNA from Mucilaginibacter mallensis:
ATTGCCTACTTTCGTATAAAGTTCGGCCCGCTTGCCGGGCTACCTTTGTTTCATTAATTATTTAAAACAATAAAGACAATGAGCAAAGTATGGTTTATAACCGGAACATCTTCCGGTATGATTTTTAACTCAAATTTTTTATTCTCAATTTATCGTTCCATGGATACCGATTCGCCGAAATTTCTCAGTAAGATAAAGAAGCTGTTGCACGCTATTTTGTTGCCTTGTTTTGTGTTATTTTAAACTGGTTCGAAATCAGATCCACAATAGACCCAAGCGCCTTTCATGAAAATGAAAGGCGCTATTTTGTTTGTATTGGTGCGGTGATAATAGCATCCAAGGCTGAATATTGATCAGCGTGCTACGAGCTATCTCATTGATACCGTTACCAACTGGCGCAAATAACCCCTTAGATTGTCTTTTTTCCCCCTCATCATGTATGCTGGTATCGGATAACTTTATCATGTTTAAACCCGTCTCTTAGCTTAACCCCACAATCATGAATAATTCAATCAGTTTGCCAAAGAAAAGTCAGCAGTACTTTCTTCTCCTTGCCGTATTATTGATAACTTCCCAGTGTTTACTGTTACCTGCCAAAGGTTTTTGCCAAAAAATGGCGGATCCGAAGCTTGAAAAAATGCCGGTAGAACTGGAGAAGGACTATGCGTTAAGTGCACTGCCCCCTCATCTGCGTAAAGAAGCCACTGTTTATTTATTAGATCCTGCAAAAGGTTATTATATCGCTCAAAAGGGAACGAATGGGTTTGTCTGTTTTATTACCCGGACAGAATGGGAATGGGGGGAATTCAGAAAAGACCTTACCATGCCCATTAGCTTCGATGCGGCAGGCACCAAAGCAATTTTTCCTGTTTACCAGGCTGTGGCGGCCATGCGCGCATCCGGAAAATTTACTGCAAAGCAGATCAAAGATATAGTGATAGACCGGATCAGGAAAGGCGTATACAAGGCGCCGTCAAGGCCCCTTTAGATTTGCTTTGTGATTATTATCGAAAGTTTCTTGTTGACAAAGATTTAGGTGAACCAAGTCAAGGCCCAGGTTAAAGACCTATGCTTCGTATTAGTCCTATTCCATGTCCTTTAGATTTTCTTTGTGATTACTATTAAAACTATCTTGCTGACAAAGAATAGGGTGAACCAAGTCAAGGCCCAGGCTAAAGACCTATGGCCCGTATTAGTCCCTGTTCCGAGTCACAAGTCGATGTCAATGACAAGTTAGAATTTTAGACACCAGGTCTTATAAAGGTTTTAGTCTAAGTACATCACATTAATTTATTTAGTATGAAATACAAAGTATTTATCGGAATCGATGTATCAAAGCTTACTATTGATGTCCACCTGCACGGAATCGGTGCTTCTAAAACATTCAGTAACGAGGAAAAAGGATTTGCTTTATTTTTAAGTTGGGTAAAAAAGTATAGTAAACAATCGGAACCGGCGGAGATGATCATCTGCTTCGAACATACCGGTATGTATTCAATTAAACTTGCCACCTATCTAAATGATATTGGAATCCCATTCGCTATGCTTCCTGCGCTTCAAATCAAACAATCTATAGGGATCAGAAGAGGAAAGAATGACCAGATCGATGCACAAAGAATCGCTGAATATGCTTGGCTACACCGCGAAACCATTCAGGCAACTCTATTACCAGCCAAAAGTATTCTCAAACTTCAGTCGTTGCTTACATTACGAAATCGCTTGGTATGCGATCGTGGAGGGTATGAAGCCACATGGAAAGAACAGAAAAAGGCATTGGAAGGAAAAGAGCACAAGGGGATATTTCAAGTTTATAAAAGCCTGATAATGAACCTAACGGTGCAAGTTAAAAAGATTGAAGAACAAATAAAGGCGGTGATAGAAAGTGATGAAACAGTTAAATTAAACTATCAATTACTGACCAGTATTAAGTGTGTAGGACCTGTACTGGCCGCAAATATGATTGCTTATACGCACAATTTTACCCGTTTTGCTACTTGGCGGAAGTTCGCCTGCTATGTGGGGACTGCTCCATTTGAGCATCAGTCTGGTACCAGCATAAAAGGAAGAACACGAGTCAGTAGTTTATCCAACAAGCAGCTAAAAAAATTAATCCACATGGTGGCTATATGTGCTTGCGCATATAATCCAGAGATGAAAAGCTATTATAAAAGAAGAGTGAGCGAGGGGAAAAATAAGATGAGTACGCTAAATGTTATACGCAATAAGATCATTTCCAGAATGTTTGCTGTTGTCAATCGCGGCTCGTGCTATGTGGATCTGATGAAATATGCAGCTTAGGGCTTATCATCTAAACGCTTAAACAACTCCCCTTATTTTGGACGGGTTCTGTCAAGGGCAGCGAAGGACGGGCCTGTGCGGCTGCGCTGTTTATATACCCTTGAAAGGTTCCGGCCAAAATGAGAATTTTGTTGTCGAGTTAAGATGAAGAAATATTATTTGGAAAAGTCTTAGAATACGGGGTATCTTATATGCTGGCCCCGGTTATGCGCGGCTATCCAGGCGACCCGAATGATAAACAGATAATGACCATGAGCATGCCCCATTATATGTTTTATGCCCCTTATATGAATAACGCCGATATCGGTGGTGACACAGATCATGGCCCATTTGTAATTAACCCGGATAATACTGTCCTGGGAGATAAGAAAGGGCCCTATGGTTACATCATTATGCCCGCTGGTGAGGCAGAAGCGGCCAAAATAGTAAAGGCTAATAGCGACTTGTTGCAACGGCTTGTCGCTTATAAATCATATTATAAAATCAAGGCGGGTAGTATGTAGAACACATGATCTTAAAATTGTAATTCTTGTTGTTTAATTATCGTCCATATTCAAATTTAGAATATTAAAGTCCATAGGCACGGATTAATGTTAAAAAGACAGAGGCTTGCCTAAAACGGCAAGCCTCTGTCTTTTTAACTCGTCAAATATAGTATAGTTATTTCTGAGCGCCTTGTGTTGCGGCTTCCATAATAACTGCCGCTACCTTTTCAGGCTGCGACATGAATATTACATGGCTGCCCTTTATCTCGGTAACCTTCGTATTGGAACGTTTATACATCGCATGCTGGATCTCCGGGGCGATGCTTTTATCTTCTGTGGCGATCAGGCCATAAGCTGGTTTATCTCTCCAGGCGGCATGGGTTATGGGCGTTACGAAACCCTTTGCGTAAAAGGCTCCTTGAGATGCATACATAAACGCTGCTTCATCAGCATCAATGTCAGCACAAAAGCCGGCATGGTATTTATCTTTGTCATAGTATACAATACCTTTCTCGTCCGGAGGAAGTACGCCGTTTTCGGGGGCTGGGGCGGCTGTCTGGAGCCATTGCAGGGCAGATTCACCGTTGTCTGGCTGAAATGCAGCGATATAAACCAGCGCAGCAACATTTGGGTGGTTACCGGCTTCGGTAATTACAGCTCCGCCCCATGAGTGCCCGGCAAGGATTGCCGGACCGCCGATCCTGTCTAAAGCAACATGTGTTGCCAAAACATCGTCTTCCAATGAAGTTAAGGGATTCTGCACAACTGATACGTTATACCCATTTTTAGTTAATTCGTTATAAAGTGCTTTAAAGCCGGAGCCGTCTGCAAAGGCGCCATGAACCAGTACAACATTTTTGATCTCGTTTTTTACATTTAGTGTTTCCATTTTCTTTATCGTTGATTTTTTGTTTGTGTCAACGATACAAAGGTGCAATGAAAAACAGGCGGGGCTGATGGACACATTTCCCGATTAGTTGCGATTATTTCCCTTCTTTGGCTTCTTTTGGTGAGTTTCTGAAATCAGAGGGCGATACGCCCGTGTTTTTTTTGAAAAAATTGGAGAAATAGGATACGTCTTCAAAACCGAGCTCAAAAGTGATGTGCTTTATCGATCTGTCTGTATAGTACAAAAGCCGTTTGGCTTCTGCGACGATTCTTTCCTGGATGATCTGCGAAGGGGTTTTCTGGTTGAAAATGGCAAAAAGATTAGATAACGTTTTAGGTGACTTACAAAGTTGTTCTGCATAAAAACTGACAGCATGCTCCGATCTGAAATTTGCTTCCACCAGCAGGTTGAACTTTCGGATGGTGTGAAACCTTTCATCCGGGAGCCTTTTTACCGGGGCATATCCCAATTTGGCCAAACGGGTTACATAGCTGATCAGGCGCTTTAGCAGCACCAGCAGCATTTCATTCTGGATATTGTCCGAGGTCTTGAATTCCTCAATGAAAATGTCCGCCAGCAGCTGCAACTTTTGCTTCGCCTCGTCATTTAGTTTAATGAACAAATGGTCTGTAGTGCTGAACAGGAAGCCCACACAACTTACTTCGCTATCGTGATCAATAATGCAGTAGAATTCACGATTAAACTGCCAGGCGACAATATTTGTGGAATTTTCAAAGCTGAAGGATTGGTTAAACAATAGGGTTACTAAAGAATCCTTCGGGAAATCATAGGCAGAACCGTCGATAGTTATGGTCTGGCTTTCTGCCGGGTTCCATGCGATGGTAAAATACTTGTCAAAGCGGTCACGGGTAAAAGATAGCCTGTCAAAACCCGTTTGTTCCTTAAAAAACAGTAATTCACCATTTGTATTTTCCTCCCGTAGTTTAAGCCGCATGATAGCTGATGTTTAATTAGCAAGATATCAAATCACACTCAAAATACAATAGTTTTTGTTTTGTTGTGGTGATAATGTCATAGACACAGTTGCCGTTTATTTGGTGGTGATGGTGCTCATTTTGGCAAATTCCACATCATTGGGCTCCCATAATTCTATCTTGTTGCCTTCCGGGTCCATCAAGTGTACAAAATTACCATAGCTCGCCTTTTGCACGCTATCAACCGGCAGGATACCCGCCGCCTTCATTTTGGCTAAAAGCTGATCCAAGCCTTCCACGCGGTAATTGATCATGAATTGCTTTTCAGAGGGCTGGAAGTATTTGGTGGTTTCCTTAAACGGCGCCCATATGGTAAACCCCTTTTTTGTGCTGTCCATGCCCTGGTGCCATTCGAAATCTGAACCGAATCCCCCAATGCGGATGCCCAGGTTTTTGCTGTACCAGGCTTTAAGCGCCGCGGGGTCTTTGGCCTTAAAAAAAATACCGCCGATGCCCGTTACTCGAGGACCGCTATTGATCGGATTGGTTACACGACTGAAACCATAGCCCAACAGGAAAGCCGCGCAAAGCAGGCCGATTAGCGTAAGTTTTTTCATGATGTGGGGTTTTAATCTAAAGATAGGAAATGTTTGGTCAGCAATAGCGTAATTTAATATTGACAACTATTATCTACCGCTTGCCTATAACACCATAAATAGCCTTGCCCCAAAAAGCGCCCAGGTCGGCAGCACCATCCTTGTTAGGGTGCAGGTAAAATGTACCCTGGCGGCCATTTTCATGCTGTAGTCTGGTTAAATAGTTGGTTTTAAAATAGGTGAATGCTAATGTATCACCTAAAAATACCTGGTGATTTTGATAGCTGTTCACCAGATTTTTTATAGGTGTAAAATAACTTTGCAGCCTGTCTAAGCCTTCCTGTAAATACTGTGCGCCGTTATAGGTGTTGGGGCTGTACCATAGTGGCAGGTTGATCACAACCTTGCATTGCGGAAAATCATTCAATAGTTTATCTACAATGCTTTTCATGTTTTTATAATAAGCCTCGTGCGATACGGGCGCTCCGTGTGTGCCTTTTATAGCGCTGTCATTTGTGCCCAGCATAATTGAAAAGATCAAGATCCCAGGTTTGGCTGAAAAACTGTTAACCGCTTTTTCAGCAGCATTAAAAGAGACGCCACCTGGTGAAAAATCCACAGTGGTATAGCCACTATGTCCCTGGTTCGAAAATTCAACCGAATCTATCCCACGTTGTGCTTTTAAATAAGCGCTTGCTTTTGCAGGTGGAGCTTGAGTAGCTGCGTCATCAAGCCCGGCACCAAAAGTAATACTGTCACCTATATAAATCACCTTTACCAAACGTTTCTGCGCCAAAAGCGAAAAGCCGGGGAACAATAACAACAGACTAAGCAAAAGGCGCAGAGTGATTTTTTTCATAGTCGAATTTAGATAATTACTCTCGGTGGTACAATTCATAATAGTTTAACCACTAGTTTTGTTGTATGAGTATTCCTGTATTGCCTGCGTCAACCTTTGACTTTGTACGCGAGTTGAAAAATAACAACAACCGCGAATGGTTTGCCCTTCATAAAGAGGTTTATCAGCATGAGCTTGGTTTTGTAGAAAGCTTTGCAGATGCCCTGTTGCAGGAATTGAATATACATGATGTGATTGAAACGCCCAACGGCAAAAAGAGCCTGCGCCGCATTTATAAGGATACACGCTTTTCAAAAGATAAGATCCCGTTCAAAACATGCTGGAGTGGTGGGTTCCGCCGTGCCGGCAAATACCGCCGGGGTGGCTATTATTTTCGTTTTGAACCTGGCAATAGCTTGATAGTGGGTGGGTTTCGCGGGCCTAACCCGGCGGATCTGAAACTTATCAGGGATGACATTGCTTTTGATGCAGCACCATTGCAAAACATTCTGAACAGTAAAACTTTTATAGATACGTTCGGCACCTTACAGGGCGAACAGCTAAAGACCACACCAAAAGGTTATGACGCCAATAACGATGGGATAGAATTGTTGCGCTACAAGCAATTCCTGCTTATCCGGCGGTTTACGGATGAAGAAGTACTGCATGAAAATTTCATTAAAGAAGCAAGTATAACTTTCCGTAATATGCGCCCTTTTTTTGATTACATGAGCGAAGTACTTGCCACTGATATAAATGGGCAATGAGCACGTCCGATTTCAACCATACTCCTTTTAAGATCAGTTGTTGCCCTTGTTTTGACCCGTTTTTTCGCTGTTTAAATGTGTAAATTATTTATAATCAGCAAGAAATGTGTTTTTATCTCATTTTGCTAATCAATTAGCTGTGTGAACATTTGTTGCATATGATAGATACAAATGTGTACATCTTTTCAATAGATGTATAATACCTTACGCCTTTGTAAAAACCGATTTATTCACAAACAAAGCCAATTCTTATACCGGTAAGCGGATTTAATTATCGCATGTTTTTCAGAAGCTATCTTATGAAGAGGAATTTATTGTCATTCGTATTACTTATAGCTGTTAGTTTAAGAACGGCAGTCAATGCACAGGTGCATAGTGAGCCATATCAATGGAAGAGCGTACAGATGCGTGGTGGTGGATTTGTTGACGGCGTTATCTACCACCCTACAGAAAAGAACCTTTTGTACTGCCGTACCGATATGGGTGGCGCATATAAATGGAACGAAGCGATAAAAGCATGGGAACCACTGCTCGATTGGGTATCCTATAACGACCGCAACCTGATGGGCGTGGAAAGTATCGCATTGGATGCCAATAACCCTAACCGTGTATATATGGCTTGCGGTACTTATACAAGTATTAGGTTTCCCAACGCCATACTACGGTCTGACGATAGGGGGAAAACATTTAAGCGTACCGATGTGCCTTTCAGAATGGGTGGCAACGAGAACGGCAGGGGTAATGGCGAACGTATGGCTGTAGATCCAAATAACGGCAACATTATTTATATGGCAACCCGTTTGGATGGCCTTTGGAAGAGTGAAGATGCCGGCGTTACATGGAATCGCGTAAATAACTTTCCTGAGGTAAAGATCCCTGTTGCTGATACTATAATTATCCCAAAAGCAAGATATCACCCAAGGCCAAACGGGATGATATTTGTTGTATTCGATCCTAAAAGTAAAGCGGATAAAAAGAGTGCCAATATTTATGTAGGTATCTCGCAAAAAGGAAAAGAGAATTTGTTCCGCAGTACCGATGGCGGCGCAACATGGGCTCCCATACCCGGCGAGCCTACCGACCTGATGCCAACCCATGCTATATTATCAGCCGATGGTTCATTATATATTACCTATGGTACCAATCCCGGGCCTGATGTGATGACGGATGGCGCTGTGTATAAATTTAATATAAGCAATGGGGCATGGACAAACATCACCCCGCTAAAACCCCAGCCCGAAAATCAACAGGGATTTGGCTATGCTGCCGTAGCTGTTGATCCGCAGCACCCGCAAACGGTTATTGTAAGTACTTTTCATCGCTATGGTAAAGCCGGTGGCGATGATATTTTCAGGAGTTTAGATGCCGGAACTACCTGGAAACCTGTATTTACGGGTGGTGGCGATGGCAAATTCGATTATACGGATGCGCCTTACGTATCACACACGCCCATACACTGGTTGTTCGATTTGGAGATTGATCCTTTCAACTCAGATCACGCCATATTTACTACAGGTTATGGCTTGCACGAAACTTTTGACCTTACCGATGTTGACAAAGGCAAACCTACCACATGGGGGACTAAAAATAAAGGCATTGAAGAAACAGTAGCCTTAGAACTATTGAGTCCGCCAAAGGGTGTTCCCTTAATATCTGCAATAGGCGATTATGGCGGCTTTGTACATAATAACCTGGATGAACCCGCACCCGAAGGCAATTTTATAAATCCTCATTTTGCTAATACCGATGGTGTAACCTGTGGCGCTCAAAACAGTGATGTAGTGGTTAGGGTAGGTGTTGGGTCATCACAGGTAGGTGGTGGCAATATCGGCTATTCGTTGGATGGCGGCAAAACATGGCAGCCGACAACAAGTGCACCGCAGCGTGGTAGCAAGGATGGCTTTATTTGCGTATCAGCATTAGGCAATACCTGGATATGGACGCCACAGCGCAGCGCACCTTATGTTACCACTGATAAAGGGGCGACATGGAAACAAATAGCAACCCTGCCCAATAATACCCGTGTAATAGCCGATCCGCTAAACGATGCTAAATTTTATGCGATGGACCTGTTTAACGGTAAACTTTACACCAGCACCGATAACGGCAGCACTTTTACCGAACAGGATTTTCATTTACCCAATGGCTTGCCCGATCGCGCCTCAAACCGGGGCGATATCCGCGGAGGGCAAGATCGTTTATATGCTGCGCCGGGTAAAGAAGGTGACCTGTGGATAGCTGATTTTGACGGATTGTATCATGCCAAAAAAGGTTCGGCAGATTTTGAAAAGATAAACGGTGTTACCGAGATACATGGTTTTGGATTTGGTAAAGCTGCCCCTAAAAGCAATTATTCGGCACTGTACTTAGCAGGCACCATAAATGGGGTGGATGGTATATTTCGTTCTGATGATAAAGGGAAAAACTGGGTGCGTATTAATGATGATATCCATCGATGGAGCCTGATTCTGCAAATTACAGGTGATCCTAAAAAATATGGACGGGTGTATGTAGGTACCCACGGCCGCGGAACTTTTTATGGCGATATCAGCCAATCAAAATAAATATTCAACCAAAAAAATATAAACGTTTATGTTATTTAAAAATTTACATTCCGGCCTTTGCAAAGTAGGGATATCCTTATTACTCCTTTCGTGCATGGCAAGTACCCATGCAAATGCCGCTGTCCAAAGTTTCAGTAAGGAAGCGGATGGCGTTAACTTTAAGCTGGACAAAGGTGCTCTTAAAATAAAAGTTTGCAGCGCTGATATTATCGAAGTAAAGTATACCAGGCTCAATTCTTTTCTGAATAAGGAATCATTGGTAGTTACTAATAAATGGGCCCAGCCCACTGTGTTTACCGTGGCTGATGCAGGTAATAGTGTAGTTATAACCACATCAAAACTAAAAGTGGTTGTAGATAAAGCAACCAACGCCATCAGCTATTTAACCAAAGCAGGACAAGTAATAACTGCCGAAGATAAAACGGATAACAAAACCATGCAGGCTGTTACCATCGCAGGCATCAATACTTATAACTGTTCAACACAGTTTGTTTCTCCGGCTGATGAAGGTTTGTTTGGTTTAGGCTGCCACCCGCTGGATTCATTATCCATAAATTACAAAGGACGTAACCAGGAAATGCTGATCAAATACATGACTGGCGCAATCCCGGTTCTGTTATCAACCAAGGGATTCGGATTGATGTGGGACAATTATGCCGCCTCAAACTTTTATGGTGCCGAAGCCGGTAATACCAAGTTCAAATATGTATCAGAAAGTGGTAAACAGGTTGATTATTATTTTTTCTACGGTCCAAGTTTCGATCATATCATCGACCTGTACCGCATAACTACAGGTAAGGCACCGATGTTTCCTAAATGGGCATTCGGTTTATTCCAGTCGCAGGATAGATATATGAGCCAGGATGAGATCATCTCCGTTAAGAATAACTATCGTAATAATCATATCCCGGTTGATGTAATTGTTCAGGATTGGTTTTACTGGGATCCGTTCCCGATCGGCTCACATATCATGAACCCGACGAGATACCCAAACCCTAAAGCTATGGTTGATGAACTGCATCAATCGCATGTGCATGCCATGATCTCCATCTGGCCGGTATTAGGTAAAGGAACACCCAATTATGCCGCATTAGAGAAAATAGGCGGTTTAACCGATATTACCTGGTTAAACTTTATGACACATACATACGATAACTACTATGATTCTCATAATCCTGCTGCCCGCAAATTATATTGGCAGGAGGCACGTGACAGCCTGATTAAACGTTATGGCTGGGATGCCTGGTGGGTTGACCAGTGCGAACCTGATAATACCGATCTATTGGATGCCCGCCGCCAAAGCAATTTCTATACCGGCAAAGGAATCGATTACTTTAATACTTATTCGTTAGAACATTCAACCGGTATTTACGAAGGCTGGCGCAAGGATATCCCGGGCAAACGTGCATTCTTCCTCATCCGCCAATCGTTTGCAGGCGAACAGCGTAACGCGGCAACCTTATGGTCGTCTGATATTACCTGTACCTTTGCATCGTACAAAAGGCAGGTGCCGCAGGGGATTAACGCCTGTGCATCAGGTATCCCGTACTGGACATCGGATATCGGTGGTTACCACCTGCATTGGGAGTCTCCGGATTGGTCGAAACCGGAATACCGTGAGCTGTTTACCCGTTGGTTCCAATTCGGCTCATTTTGCCCGGTGTTCAGGATTCATGGTAAAGGGGAGCGTGCCATATTCTCAAAAAATTGGGATGAAAAAACAAGAAATATCCTGTTAAAATACGATAAGCTGCGTTACCGTCTGTTGCCGTATATCTATTCGCTATCGGCCAAAGTAACACAGGATAATTATACCATTATGCGCTCACTGGCATTTGATTTCAGAACTGATACCAATGTGTATAGCATCCCCGATCAGTATATGTTCGGCCCGGCATTTATGGTAAACCCGGTTACCGAGCAATTGTATAGCGGTAGCAATGCATCCGCAGGAAAAACTACCCGCAGTGTTTATTTACCGGTAACTGCAAAATGGTATGATTTCTATACCGGCCAGGTTTACAATGGCGGACAAACCATTGCGGCCCCTGCGCCAATTGAAACCCTGCCGTTGTATGTTAAGGCAGGTTCAATTATCCCGATGGGTCCGGTAATGGAGTATGCTACGGAGAAGCCTGCCGATAAAATTGAATTAAGGATCTATCGCGGAGCAAATGGCAGCTTTGATTACTACGAGGACGAAAATGATAATTACAATTACGAACATGGAAAATACGCCACCTTTAAACTGAATTGGAACGATAAACAACAACAGCTTACCATATCAGCCACAAAGGGTAGTTTCCCGGGTATGCTGAAACAGCATATCTTTAACATAGTAGTGGTGAAGGGCGCGCATGGTTCTGATGCAGCAGTTGCTAATAAAATTGATAAAACAGTTATTTATGCTGGTAAATCAATGGTGGTAAAGCTGTTATAAAAGTATTAGGATTGAACGGTCCGCATTATCGGTAAAATAGGTAGTGTTAAATTATTCAGCACAGGTCAGGAATTATTATTTGATCGTAATAGTTATGCTTTAACCATCAATTTACCAGATAATACAGCAGACCAGGTGGCCTATAGCTTTAAGATTCTTCCTGCATAAATGGATCGTATTGGTATATTTTTGTGTTTTTTGGGTGATATTTCTTATATTATTTGGTAAAATAATACTACATATGTTTATCAAACCATCCTAATTTTATCCCAATAACCAATACTGCCGGCTTTAATAATTAAACCCGACATACTATTTAACCTGATTAACACTAATCAATTATTGATCAAACACAGTTTGTATGGTGAAATTTTACCTTTTTTGATATAATATCATCTGATATGATGCTGGATTATATATATTGGTAAAGTTTTTTTACGGTTGAGTGTTTGGCACTCATATACCGGGATACGGACCTAAAAAACACAAAATATGAAATACCACAAAGCCTCATTAATGCTGTTGCTCTCGGTTTTATTCCTCACCAATTGCGGGAAGAAAGCAACCATAAATGATGCGGAAATTTTGCATGCAAATGAAGAGGAGCTTACAAAAGTTATTATTTATGATGTGTTTACCCCGCCGGTAGCCAGTCGTATTTATGGTTATGCTAACCTGGCCTCCTATGAAGCAATGCGCTATGCCGATCCAACATACAGTTCCCTCATCACCCAGATAAAAGGTTTTGATGCGCCACCTGTACCTGAAAAAGGAAAGATATATAACTTTACACTGGCAGCTACCAAAGCATTTTTTGTAGTAGCCCATAAAATAACCTTTTCCGTTGATACCCTGCAGGATTACGAGGATAAGATTTACCCTATGTTTAAACAAACTATGGATGATTCTACCTATGCCCGGTCAATTGCATTTGGTGAAAAAATAGGTAAACTCATCATAAAAAGGGCAATGGTTGATAATTATCCGCAAACCCGTGGTAAACCTAAATATCTGGGCAACAACGGCCACGCCATGTGGCGCCCAACTCCTCCTGATTATTTCGATGGGGTGGAATATTGCTGGGGAACAATGGAGCCCTTTGTGATCAATTCATCCAAACAGTTTCCTTTACCGCCGCCACCGGCTTACAGCGCCGATACCAACAGCGCTTTTGTAAAGCAGGTGCAACAGGTTTATCGCTTAAATAA
Protein-coding regions in this window:
- a CDS encoding glycoside hydrolase family 31 protein codes for the protein MASTHANAAVQSFSKEADGVNFKLDKGALKIKVCSADIIEVKYTRLNSFLNKESLVVTNKWAQPTVFTVADAGNSVVITTSKLKVVVDKATNAISYLTKAGQVITAEDKTDNKTMQAVTIAGINTYNCSTQFVSPADEGLFGLGCHPLDSLSINYKGRNQEMLIKYMTGAIPVLLSTKGFGLMWDNYAASNFYGAEAGNTKFKYVSESGKQVDYYFFYGPSFDHIIDLYRITTGKAPMFPKWAFGLFQSQDRYMSQDEIISVKNNYRNNHIPVDVIVQDWFYWDPFPIGSHIMNPTRYPNPKAMVDELHQSHVHAMISIWPVLGKGTPNYAALEKIGGLTDITWLNFMTHTYDNYYDSHNPAARKLYWQEARDSLIKRYGWDAWWVDQCEPDNTDLLDARRQSNFYTGKGIDYFNTYSLEHSTGIYEGWRKDIPGKRAFFLIRQSFAGEQRNAATLWSSDITCTFASYKRQVPQGINACASGIPYWTSDIGGYHLHWESPDWSKPEYRELFTRWFQFGSFCPVFRIHGKGERAIFSKNWDEKTRNILLKYDKLRYRLLPYIYSLSAKVTQDNYTIMRSLAFDFRTDTNVYSIPDQYMFGPAFMVNPVTEQLYSGSNASAGKTTRSVYLPVTAKWYDFYTGQVYNGGQTIAAPAPIETLPLYVKAGSIIPMGPVMEYATEKPADKIELRIYRGANGSFDYYEDENDNYNYEHGKYATFKLNWNDKQQQLTISATKGSFPGMLKQHIFNIVVVKGAHGSDAAVANKIDKTVIYAGKSMVVKLL
- a CDS encoding vanadium-dependent haloperoxidase: MKYHKASLMLLLSVLFLTNCGKKATINDAEILHANEEELTKVIIYDVFTPPVASRIYGYANLASYEAMRYADPTYSSLITQIKGFDAPPVPEKGKIYNFTLAATKAFFVVAHKITFSVDTLQDYEDKIYPMFKQTMDDSTYARSIAFGEKIGKLIIKRAMVDNYPQTRGKPKYLGNNGHAMWRPTPPDYFDGVEYCWGTMEPFVINSSKQFPLPPPPAYSADTNSAFVKQVQQVYRLNKSLTNEQKIIARFWDDNPFVVQHSGHMMFADKKITPGGHWIGITSIACKQTHANVVKVAQAYALTSIALFDSFICGWEAKYEYSYIRPVSQINETIDREWLPMLQTPPFPEYPAGHADISAASSTVLTYLFGDNFKFLDTTEMRYIGLQRHFDSFNKAADETAISRNYGGIHFLNSVQKGTFQGHEIGNFIIQKLKLKN